The genomic interval CTGCACTGGGATCTGGCCATAGACACCTGCTGCTATGACCCAGCGCAGGCGGCCAGCCTCTCGGCGGCCCTGCTCGGGCGCTGCGAGCGGCTGATCTTCATCTCCACCATCAGTGTCTATCGGGACTTCGCCCGGCCAGAGATGGACGAGTCGGCGCCGCTGCACGAAGTGGCCCCCGGCGAGTCAGCCAGTGACTACGGTCCGCTCAAGGTATTGTGCGAGGCCGAGTATCGGGCCCGCTGGGGGGAGCGGCTCTGCATACTGCGCCCCGGCGTGCTGTGCGGCCCCTTCGACCCGACCGGCCGCCTGGCCTGGTGGGTGCAACGGGTGCAACAAGGAGGATCCTGGCTGTTGCCGGGGGAGGGGCAGGACAGGCTGCAATACCTGGACGTGCGCGACTGCGCCGAGTTCGTGCTGCGGGCCGCCGAACAGCGGCTGGAGGGTTGCTTCAACCTCGTCAAGCCCGGCATCTTGCTGGTGGACTGGGTGGAGCGTCTGGCGGCCCGCCTGATACCGGCTTCCCCCCTGCAACCGGAGTGGACCCCCTGGCCCGCCCTGATCGCGGCCGGGGTCGAACCCTGGCAGAGCTATCCCACGCTGCTGCCCAACACCCAGGCCGAGTTTGCCGGCTATGGCAGCATCAGCGCCGAGGCCGCCATCGTTCATGGCCTGAACTTCCGGCC from Aeromonas rivipollensis carries:
- a CDS encoding NAD-dependent epimerase/dehydratase family protein yields the protein MKLLIIGGTGFLGRHLTSLALDWGHEVTLFNRGHRQHPDWRELTRLQGDRDQNLDPLLGEGLHWDLAIDTCCYDPAQAASLSAALLGRCERLIFISTISVYRDFARPEMDESAPLHEVAPGESASDYGPLKVLCEAEYRARWGERLCILRPGVLCGPFDPTGRLAWWVQRVQQGGSWLLPGEGQDRLQYLDVRDCAEFVLRAAEQRLEGCFNLVKPGILLVDWVERLAARLIPASPLQPEWTPWPALIAAGVEPWQSYPTLLPNTQAEFAGYGSISAEAAIVHGLNFRPLEETVADLVAWLASNEQATTAGMTLAEEAALRQRVRELSPS